A stretch of the Synechocystis sp. PCC 7338 genome encodes the following:
- a CDS encoding SulP family inorganic anion transporter, with translation MEITNKINFRNLQGDIFGGVTAAVIALPMALAFGIASGAGATAGLWGAVIVGFFAALFGGTPTLISEPTGPMTVVQTAVIASLVAADPDNGLAMAFTVVMMAGLFQIAFGLLKLGKYVTMMPYTVISGFMSGIGIILVILQLAPFLGQASPKGGVIGTLQALPNLVSNVRPVETLLALMTVGIIWFMPSRWKKFAPPQLVALVLGTIISIILFGDLDIRRIGEIQAGLPALQLPVFQADQLQRMLIDAAVLGMLGCIDALLTSVVADSLTRTEHNSNKELVGQGIGNVMSGLFGGLGGAGATMGTVVNIQSGGRTALSGLIRAMVLLVVILGAAKLAATIPLAVLAGIAFKVGVDIIDWGFLKRAHHVSIKGALIMYAVIALTVLVDLIAAVGIGVFIANILTIERMSALQSKSVKSISDADDKILLSATEKRWLDEGNGRVLLFQLSGPMIFGVAKAIAREHNAIQECDAIVFDVNDVPHLGVTASLALENAIEEAAEKGRAVYIVGATGQTKRRLEKLEVFRFVPESNCYNDRSEALKDAVLALEPHESEGSSSSSSVQTTY, from the coding sequence ATGGAAATAACTAACAAAATTAATTTTAGGAACCTGCAGGGGGACATTTTTGGCGGGGTAACAGCGGCGGTTATTGCTCTCCCCATGGCCCTAGCCTTCGGGATTGCTTCCGGAGCGGGGGCAACGGCCGGACTTTGGGGGGCGGTGATTGTCGGCTTCTTTGCGGCCTTATTTGGCGGCACCCCCACCTTGATTTCGGAACCCACCGGGCCCATGACTGTGGTACAAACGGCAGTTATTGCCAGTTTAGTGGCGGCGGATCCTGACAACGGCCTAGCCATGGCCTTCACCGTGGTGATGATGGCGGGGCTGTTCCAGATTGCTTTTGGTCTGCTTAAATTGGGCAAATACGTCACCATGATGCCCTACACGGTCATTTCCGGCTTTATGTCCGGCATTGGCATTATTTTGGTGATTTTACAGTTGGCCCCCTTCCTTGGCCAGGCCAGTCCCAAGGGGGGAGTGATCGGTACCCTCCAGGCCTTACCCAACCTAGTTAGCAATGTCAGACCAGTGGAGACTCTATTGGCACTGATGACGGTGGGCATTATTTGGTTTATGCCTTCCCGTTGGAAAAAATTTGCTCCGCCCCAATTGGTGGCTTTGGTGTTGGGCACCATTATTTCTATCATTTTATTTGGAGATCTAGATATCCGTCGCATTGGTGAGATTCAGGCCGGTTTGCCCGCTCTACAGCTACCAGTGTTTCAGGCTGATCAATTACAGAGAATGCTGATCGATGCCGCCGTTCTGGGGATGTTGGGCTGTATTGATGCTCTCCTGACTTCGGTGGTGGCTGATAGCTTGACCCGCACAGAACATAACTCCAATAAAGAATTAGTCGGCCAGGGCATCGGCAACGTAATGTCTGGTTTATTTGGTGGCTTGGGGGGAGCTGGGGCCACCATGGGGACGGTGGTGAATATTCAATCCGGGGGACGCACAGCCCTGTCTGGCTTGATCCGGGCAATGGTGTTATTGGTGGTCATTCTTGGGGCGGCTAAATTAGCGGCCACTATCCCCCTAGCCGTATTAGCAGGTATTGCTTTCAAAGTTGGGGTGGACATTATTGATTGGGGCTTCCTCAAACGAGCCCACCATGTCTCCATTAAAGGGGCATTGATCATGTATGCGGTCATTGCCCTGACAGTGTTGGTCGATTTGATCGCCGCAGTAGGTATTGGTGTATTTATTGCCAATATTCTCACCATTGAACGTATGAGTGCGTTGCAATCCAAATCGGTGAAAAGTATTAGCGACGCTGACGATAAAATTCTTCTTTCTGCCACTGAAAAACGTTGGTTAGATGAAGGCAATGGTAGGGTGTTGCTTTTCCAACTCAGTGGGCCGATGATTTTTGGGGTGGCTAAGGCGATCGCCAGGGAGCACAATGCCATTCAAGAATGTGACGCCATTGTTTTCGATGTCAATGATGTGCCCCATTTGGGAGTAACCGCTTCCCTGGCCCTGGAAAATGCCATTGAGGAGGCAGCGGAAAAAGGTCGGGCAGTTTACATTGTGGGAGCAACGGGCCAAACCAAACGACGCCTGGAAAAATTAGAAGTGTTCCGCTTTGTACCCGAAAGTAATTGCTATAACGACCGTTCTGAAGCTCTCAAGGATGCTGTCCTAGCTTTGGAACCTCATGAAAGTGAGGGCTCCTCTTCCAGTTCCTCCGTCCAGACCACATATTGA
- a CDS encoding ABC transporter permease, giving the protein MDWWKKLRRNSLARWGAILLLLFYVLVIGADIFAPYNPYNAQVDGSLLPPTQIHWRSPEGQWIGPTVYPTRQLPTDLETGLRPLEVDFSQPSPVRLWVKGDGYVWGQIKLPLPPSFTPVEIFPGIRGDRHLIGTLGPGKLNLLGTDEQGRDQFSRLLFGGRISLFIGLIGITISFPLGMVVGGVAGYFGGWLDVVLMRLVEVLMTIPGIYLLVALAAVLPPGLSSAQRFLLIVVITSFISWSGLARVIRGQVLSLKQQEYVQAAKAMGAGAARIIVRHILPQTASYIIISATLAVPGFIVAESVLSLIGLGIQQPDPSWGNLLSIATNASILVLQPWLVWPPAVLIILTVLAFNLLGDGLRDALDPRSLGK; this is encoded by the coding sequence ATGGATTGGTGGAAAAAACTGCGGCGCAATAGCCTAGCCCGTTGGGGTGCCATCCTGCTGTTGTTGTTTTATGTTCTTGTCATTGGAGCGGATATTTTTGCCCCCTACAATCCCTACAATGCCCAAGTGGATGGTTCCCTGTTGCCCCCTACCCAAATCCATTGGCGATCACCTGAGGGGCAATGGATCGGGCCCACCGTCTATCCCACCCGCCAGTTGCCCACGGATTTAGAAACGGGACTAAGACCCCTGGAAGTGGATTTCAGCCAACCCTCCCCAGTCCGCCTTTGGGTCAAAGGAGATGGTTACGTTTGGGGACAGATTAAATTACCCTTGCCGCCCAGTTTCACCCCAGTGGAAATTTTTCCAGGCATCCGAGGCGATCGCCATTTAATTGGCACCCTAGGGCCCGGTAAACTCAACCTGTTGGGTACAGATGAACAGGGAAGGGATCAATTTAGCCGTCTGCTGTTTGGTGGCCGCATCAGTTTATTCATTGGCCTGATTGGTATTACCATTTCCTTCCCCCTGGGTATGGTGGTGGGAGGCGTGGCTGGTTACTTTGGTGGTTGGCTGGATGTCGTTTTAATGCGCTTGGTGGAAGTGCTGATGACCATCCCCGGCATTTACCTCTTGGTGGCCCTAGCGGCGGTACTGCCCCCTGGTTTGAGCAGCGCCCAACGATTTTTGCTCATTGTAGTAATTACCTCTTTTATTAGTTGGTCTGGGTTGGCTAGGGTAATCCGAGGCCAAGTCCTTTCCCTCAAACAACAGGAATATGTCCAAGCGGCCAAAGCCATGGGGGCCGGGGCGGCAAGGATTATTGTGCGCCACATTCTGCCCCAAACCGCCAGTTACATTATCATTTCCGCCACCCTGGCAGTGCCTGGATTCATTGTGGCTGAATCGGTGCTGAGCTTGATCGGCCTGGGCATTCAACAACCAGATCCCAGTTGGGGCAATTTACTTTCCATTGCTACTAATGCTTCTATTCTGGTATTGCAACCTTGGTTGGTGTGGCCCCCGGCAGTACTAATTATTTTGACTGTGTTGGCCTTTAATCTATTGGGGGACGGGCTACGGGATGCCCTAGATCCCCGCAGTTTAGGGAAATAA
- a CDS encoding pre-16S rRNA-processing nuclease YqgF, protein MNYLGFDPGRDKCGVAVMTGDRQILYHETIAAQEVSQRLPVLCEQYQVGQVVMGNQTTAKQWQKELQSYLPPAMALALVNEKNSTVEARQRYWQMYPPQGLGRLVPLGLRTPPRPVDDIVAILLIERYLDSDSGRC, encoded by the coding sequence ATGAATTATTTAGGATTTGACCCTGGTAGGGATAAATGTGGAGTGGCGGTGATGACTGGCGATCGCCAGATTTTATATCACGAAACGATAGCAGCGCAGGAAGTATCCCAGCGGTTACCGGTCCTATGTGAGCAATATCAAGTAGGGCAAGTGGTAATGGGCAATCAAACCACCGCTAAACAATGGCAAAAAGAACTGCAAAGTTATCTGCCTCCAGCCATGGCCCTAGCGTTGGTGAACGAAAAAAATAGTACTGTGGAAGCTAGACAGAGATATTGGCAAATGTATCCCCCCCAAGGATTGGGACGTTTGGTGCCCTTGGGTTTAAGGACTCCCCCCCGCCCGGTGGATGATATTGTTGCTATTTTGTTGATTGAGCGTTATCTGGATTCAGATAGCGGCCGTTGCTAG
- the dnaB gene encoding replicative DNA helicase, whose translation MVANPALPPQNIEAEEYILGGILLDPEAIGRIIDLLVVDAFYVKAHRLIYESMLSLHGQSQPTDLMSVSSWLQDHHHLEAIGGMIKLTQLLDRTISAANIDRFAVLVMDKYLRRQLIAAGHDIVDLGYETSKELEVIFDESEQKIFRLTQSRPQAGLVPLSETLVNTFIELDKLHEKLSSPGVETQFYDLDAMTGGLQRADLIILAGRPSMGKCCAANAEIVLANGRICTIAEIYKQKKAELLTLNQDWKLDWTKPSDFIDDGIKPVFRVTTRLGRSLETTLAHPYLTIMGWQTLANLKVGDKIAVPRHLPCFGNKILNSGKVKLLAYLIGDGDVTGSCPRFTNINPRIRADFEEATRDFPGIELTVETSNNTRTPTLRISKNVKVIARKREIFGENLNNIIKIKSLKTKELASKVKVSIASIDNWKKGYCFPEKNKFKLLCQALGVEPSLLLPPGAQETELMKNGASSIKIWLEELGVDGKTAHTKIIPDLVFRLEKSLLALFLNRLFATDGWASILKSQQIQLGYCSVSEKLARQVQHLLLRFSIIAKLKRKAIKYNNQLRNAWQLDITDAYSIKNFIEQIGIFDKEEQLIAIQSLLINKNHQTNCDLIPIEVWEQLKLAKENESWSSLAKRSGIINCSNLHVGKRSLTRGRLLKLSNSLANVPLQQLATGDIYWDEIVSIESVGLKQVYDLTVPETHNFIANDICVHNTAFGLGIAANIAKNQNLPVAIFSLEMSKEQLALRLLASESLIDSNRLRTGHFSQAEFEPLTAAMGTLSSLPIYIDDTASISVTQMRSQVRRLQSEQKGPLGMVLIDYLQLMEGGSDNRVQELSKITRSLKGLAREINAPVIALSQLSRAVESRTNKRPMMSDLRESGCISGDSLVNLVTGKRASIRDLVDQKNFEVWAINEQTMKLESAKVSRVFCTGKKLVYILKTRLGRTIKATANHKFLTIDGWKRLDELSLQEHIALPRKLESHALQLMSDEELGLLGHLIGDGCTLPRHAIQYTSNKIELAEVNKLSQGDIYWDTITSITEAGVEEVFDLTVPGPHNFVANDIIVHNSIEQDADLIMMIYRDEYYNPDTPDPGVAELLIVKHRNGPTGVVKLLFKPEFTQFLNLQQSRDY comes from the coding sequence ATGGTTGCTAACCCCGCTCTGCCCCCCCAAAACATTGAAGCTGAAGAATATATCCTCGGGGGTATTCTGCTTGATCCAGAGGCGATCGGTCGCATCATTGACCTCCTAGTAGTGGATGCTTTCTATGTCAAAGCCCACCGTTTGATCTATGAGTCCATGCTCAGCCTCCATGGCCAAAGTCAACCCACGGATTTAATGTCCGTCAGTAGTTGGCTCCAGGACCACCATCACCTAGAGGCGATCGGGGGCATGATCAAATTAACCCAATTGTTAGATCGCACCATTTCAGCGGCGAACATTGACCGTTTTGCCGTCCTAGTAATGGATAAATATTTGCGCCGCCAATTGATTGCAGCGGGGCATGACATAGTTGATTTAGGTTACGAAACCAGCAAAGAATTAGAAGTAATTTTTGACGAATCGGAACAGAAAATCTTTCGATTGACCCAATCCCGTCCCCAGGCAGGACTAGTCCCCCTGTCGGAAACCTTAGTTAACACTTTCATTGAACTAGATAAATTACACGAAAAACTTTCCAGTCCGGGGGTAGAAACTCAGTTCTATGACCTCGATGCGATGACAGGGGGATTACAGCGGGCAGATTTAATTATCTTGGCTGGTCGGCCGTCAATGGGTAAGTGCTGTGCGGCCAATGCAGAAATTGTTTTAGCAAATGGACGTATTTGTACAATCGCCGAAATTTATAAGCAAAAGAAAGCAGAGTTATTAACCCTTAACCAAGATTGGAAACTCGATTGGACTAAGCCTTCAGACTTCATTGACGATGGCATTAAACCAGTTTTTCGTGTCACTACAAGATTGGGGCGTTCCCTGGAAACTACATTGGCCCATCCCTATCTAACAATAATGGGTTGGCAGACCCTTGCCAATTTAAAAGTAGGGGATAAAATTGCTGTGCCCCGTCATTTACCTTGTTTTGGCAACAAAATTTTAAATTCTGGTAAGGTCAAATTATTGGCATATTTGATTGGTGATGGAGATGTTACCGGATCCTGCCCTCGATTTACTAACATTAACCCTAGAATTAGGGCAGATTTTGAGGAGGCAACTAGGGATTTTCCAGGTATTGAACTTACTGTTGAAACTTCTAACAACACCCGCACTCCAACCTTAAGAATTTCTAAGAATGTAAAAGTAATCGCTCGGAAAAGAGAAATTTTTGGTGAGAATCTTAATAACATAATTAAAATTAAATCTTTAAAAACCAAAGAATTAGCTAGTAAAGTAAAAGTCAGCATTGCCAGCATTGATAATTGGAAAAAAGGTTATTGTTTTCCAGAGAAAAATAAATTCAAATTACTTTGCCAAGCTTTAGGAGTTGAGCCCAGTCTATTGTTGCCTCCAGGAGCTCAGGAAACGGAACTGATGAAAAATGGAGCTAGTAGTATAAAAATTTGGCTAGAAGAACTGGGGGTAGATGGTAAAACCGCCCATACCAAAATTATTCCTGATCTAGTTTTTCGATTGGAAAAATCTTTACTGGCTCTATTTCTAAATCGCTTGTTTGCCACGGACGGTTGGGCTAGCATTCTTAAAAGTCAGCAAATTCAGCTAGGTTATTGTAGTGTCAGTGAAAAATTAGCTCGACAAGTTCAGCATCTTCTTTTGAGATTTAGTATTATTGCAAAACTCAAAAGAAAAGCAATTAAATATAATAATCAATTAAGAAATGCTTGGCAATTGGATATTACTGATGCTTATTCAATTAAAAATTTTATTGAGCAAATTGGAATTTTTGATAAGGAAGAACAACTTATCGCTATTCAATCTTTACTAATCAATAAAAACCATCAAACTAACTGTGATCTTATTCCTATAGAGGTTTGGGAACAATTAAAATTAGCTAAAGAAAATGAATCTTGGTCTTCTTTAGCTAAACGTTCCGGCATTATTAATTGCAGTAATCTTCATGTAGGCAAAAGATCTTTGACAAGAGGTCGCTTACTAAAGCTATCAAACTCCCTGGCAAATGTTCCCCTTCAGCAATTGGCGACTGGTGATATTTATTGGGATGAAATTGTTTCCATTGAATCCGTTGGCTTAAAACAAGTCTATGATTTGACAGTGCCAGAAACCCATAACTTCATTGCCAATGATATCTGTGTGCACAATACAGCTTTTGGCTTAGGAATTGCCGCAAATATTGCCAAAAATCAAAATTTGCCAGTGGCTATTTTTAGCCTAGAAATGTCTAAGGAACAGTTGGCATTAAGACTTTTGGCCAGTGAATCTTTAATTGATAGTAATCGTTTGCGGACGGGGCATTTTAGCCAAGCAGAATTTGAACCGTTAACGGCGGCCATGGGCACCCTTTCTAGTTTGCCCATCTACATTGATGATACGGCAAGTATTTCCGTGACCCAAATGCGTTCCCAAGTGCGACGTCTGCAAAGTGAGCAAAAAGGTCCCTTGGGCATGGTTTTAATTGATTATTTACAACTAATGGAGGGGGGCAGTGATAATCGGGTGCAGGAGTTATCAAAAATTACCCGTTCCCTCAAAGGTTTAGCTAGGGAAATTAATGCGCCGGTAATTGCGTTATCTCAGCTGAGTCGAGCTGTAGAATCGAGAACTAATAAGCGACCAATGATGTCAGATTTGAGAGAAAGTGGTTGTATTAGTGGAGATAGTTTAGTTAACTTAGTTACAGGTAAAAGAGCCTCTATTAGAGATCTAGTAGATCAAAAAAATTTTGAAGTATGGGCAATTAATGAACAGACAATGAAACTAGAATCAGCTAAAGTTAGTCGTGTATTTTGCACTGGAAAAAAGCTAGTTTACATTTTGAAAACTCGGCTAGGTAGAACTATTAAAGCAACGGCAAATCATAAATTTTTAACTATTGATGGTTGGAAGAGATTAGATGAGTTATCTTTACAGGAGCATATTGCCCTGCCCCGTAAACTAGAAAGTCATGCTTTACAGTTAATGAGTGATGAAGAACTGGGACTACTAGGGCACTTGATTGGTGATGGCTGTACTTTGCCTCGCCATGCAATTCAATATACAAGTAATAAAATAGAATTAGCTGAGGTAAACAAATTGTCTCAGGGTGATATTTACTGGGATACCATTACCTCTATCACCGAAGCTGGAGTCGAAGAGGTTTTTGATTTAACTGTGCCAGGACCACATAACTTTGTCGCCAATGACATTATTGTCCATAACAGTATCGAACAAGACGCAGATTTGATTATGATGATTTATCGAGATGAATATTATAATCCTGACACCCCAGATCCAGGGGTAGCAGAATTGTTAATTGTTAAACATAGAAATGGACCTACCGGCGTAGTTAAACTGCTATTTAAACCGGAATTTACTCAATTTTTAAATTTGCAACAGAGTCGGGATTACTAG
- a CDS encoding MoxR family ATPase, which translates to MREQISVLTQNLSQTIVGKDEAIRLVLVALLSGGHALLEDVPGVGKTLLAKSLARSINGKFQRVQCTPDLLPTDITGTNIWNPSSREFEFLPGPAFANILLADEINRATPRTQAALLEVMEEKQVTVDGETRLVPHPFFVIATQNPIEYQGTFPLPEAQLDRFALSLSLGYPSEAEELKMLQRQQNPEAIAVGDLQSCISLEEVEALQKTVRQVKLTEDLQQYLLRLVRASRTDKDVTLGVSPRGTTALQRATQAYAFLEERDYAIDDDVKFVAPHVLAHRLIPASGKDPKAILQRLLDSVPI; encoded by the coding sequence ATGCGAGAACAGATTTCTGTCCTTACCCAAAATCTTAGTCAAACTATTGTGGGCAAGGATGAGGCCATTCGTTTAGTGTTGGTGGCCCTGTTGAGTGGAGGCCATGCTCTGTTGGAAGATGTGCCCGGTGTGGGCAAAACCCTCTTGGCCAAGTCCCTGGCCCGTTCCATTAACGGTAAATTTCAGCGGGTGCAGTGTACCCCCGACTTATTGCCTACCGATATTACTGGCACTAACATTTGGAATCCCAGCAGTCGTGAGTTTGAGTTTTTGCCTGGCCCGGCCTTTGCCAATATTCTCCTGGCCGATGAAATTAACCGAGCTACCCCCCGCACCCAGGCAGCTTTGTTGGAGGTGATGGAAGAAAAACAAGTCACGGTAGATGGTGAGACCCGATTGGTGCCCCATCCCTTTTTTGTCATTGCTACCCAAAATCCCATTGAGTACCAGGGCACTTTTCCCCTACCGGAAGCCCAGTTGGATCGTTTTGCCCTTTCCCTGAGTTTGGGTTACCCCTCGGAAGCTGAGGAGTTGAAAATGCTCCAGCGGCAACAAAATCCAGAGGCGATCGCCGTAGGGGACTTACAGTCTTGTATTTCCCTAGAGGAAGTGGAGGCATTGCAAAAGACGGTGCGGCAGGTGAAACTGACGGAGGATTTGCAACAGTATCTCCTGCGCTTAGTGCGGGCTTCCCGAACGGATAAAGATGTAACTTTGGGGGTCAGTCCGCGGGGTACTACAGCTCTGCAACGGGCCACCCAAGCTTATGCCTTTTTGGAAGAACGGGATTATGCCATTGATGATGATGTAAAGTTTGTTGCTCCCCATGTTTTGGCCCACCGTTTAATTCCTGCGAGCGGTAAAGATCCCAAGGCAATTTTGCAAAGACTTTTGGACAGCGTCCCCATTTGA
- the rfbB gene encoding dTDP-glucose 4,6-dehydratase — MAKTPILITGGAGFIGANFVYHCVQAYDDRPIVVLDALTYAGNRATLAPLEKLANFRFVQGDIGDRHLLDKLLKEEKIETIAHFAAESHVDRSILGPGAFVQTNVVGTFTLLDSFREHWQNQSKPTQFRFLHVSTDEVYGSLAPEEPGFSETTPYAPNSPYSASKAGSDHLVRAYFHTYGLPTLITNCSNNYGPYQFPEKLIPLMCLNILRGEKLPVYGDGQNVRDWLYVQDHCQALDLVLTKALPGQTYNIGGNNEVKNIELVELLCDLMDELAPHLPVRPARQLISYVTDRLGHDRRYAIDASKIKRELGWEPKVTVEQGLRQTVQWYLDNEAWWRPLLG, encoded by the coding sequence ATGGCCAAAACTCCCATTCTGATTACCGGTGGGGCCGGTTTTATTGGTGCTAATTTTGTTTACCATTGCGTTCAAGCCTATGACGATCGCCCCATTGTCGTTTTAGACGCCCTTACCTATGCTGGTAACCGAGCAACCCTGGCCCCTTTGGAAAAATTAGCTAATTTCCGTTTTGTTCAGGGGGATATTGGTGATCGCCATTTGTTGGATAAATTGTTGAAGGAAGAAAAGATTGAAACCATCGCCCATTTTGCGGCGGAATCCCATGTGGATCGCTCCATCCTTGGCCCTGGGGCCTTTGTGCAAACCAATGTGGTGGGGACTTTTACCTTGTTGGACTCCTTTCGGGAACATTGGCAAAATCAAAGTAAACCTACCCAGTTTCGTTTTCTCCATGTTTCCACCGATGAAGTTTATGGCAGTTTAGCTCCTGAAGAACCGGGTTTTTCAGAAACCACCCCCTACGCCCCCAATAGTCCCTATTCCGCTTCCAAGGCCGGCAGTGACCATTTAGTGCGGGCTTATTTTCACACCTACGGCTTGCCCACCTTAATTACTAATTGTTCTAATAACTACGGCCCCTATCAGTTTCCCGAAAAGCTTATTCCCCTAATGTGTCTTAACATTTTGCGCGGAGAAAAGTTGCCGGTGTATGGAGATGGGCAAAATGTGCGGGATTGGCTTTACGTCCAGGATCATTGCCAGGCTTTAGACCTGGTTTTAACTAAAGCTTTGCCGGGACAAACCTATAACATTGGCGGCAACAATGAGGTTAAAAATATTGAATTGGTTGAACTTTTATGTGACCTAATGGACGAATTAGCTCCTCATTTACCAGTTAGGCCGGCCCGACAATTGATTAGCTATGTCACCGATCGCCTAGGGCACGATCGCCGTTACGCCATTGATGCCAGCAAAATTAAGCGGGAATTGGGCTGGGAGCCCAAGGTAACAGTGGAACAGGGGTTAAGACAGACTGTGCAATGGTATTTGGACAATGAAGCTTGGTGGAGACCGCTGTTGGGGTAG
- a CDS encoding SDR family oxidoreductase, producing the protein MKVLIIGATGETGKRVVHTLIDRQIAVRALVRNYDSAKAVLPLGTEIMVGDLLEPETIKAAIAGCTAVISAAGARPSVDLTGPFKVDYLGTRNLVDVAKASDIEQLVLVSSLCVSNFFHPLNLFGLILVWKQWGENYLRQSGVPYTIVRPGGLKNEDNDNAIVMAGADTLFEGSIPRQKVAEVCVESLLCPSAKNKIVEIISKPDIPVQSFEELFAVVA; encoded by the coding sequence ATGAAAGTTTTAATTATCGGTGCCACCGGAGAAACGGGCAAACGGGTTGTCCATACCCTAATTGATCGCCAAATTGCAGTGCGGGCTTTGGTGCGGAACTATGACAGTGCCAAGGCGGTGTTACCCCTAGGAACGGAAATTATGGTGGGGGATTTGCTGGAACCGGAAACCATCAAGGCAGCGATCGCCGGTTGCACTGCGGTGATTAGTGCGGCCGGAGCCAGGCCCAGCGTGGATTTAACTGGGCCGTTTAAAGTGGACTATTTAGGCACCCGTAACCTAGTGGATGTGGCCAAAGCCAGTGACATTGAACAGTTGGTGCTGGTATCTTCTCTCTGTGTATCCAATTTCTTCCATCCCCTCAACCTGTTTGGTCTGATTTTGGTATGGAAACAGTGGGGCGAAAATTACCTCCGTCAGAGCGGCGTGCCCTACACCATTGTGCGGCCAGGGGGACTAAAAAATGAGGATAACGACAACGCTATCGTCATGGCTGGGGCAGATACATTATTTGAAGGCAGTATTCCCAGGCAAAAAGTAGCAGAGGTTTGTGTGGAATCTCTCCTTTGTCCTAGTGCCAAAAATAAAATTGTTGAAATTATCAGTAAGCCCGATATCCCAGTGCAATCCTTTGAGGAATTATTTGCAGTGGTGGCATAA
- a CDS encoding uracil-DNA glycosylase family protein: MSELQTLIRSIRQEAEREPFPLDSPIYQQASKDALEPILFGGNLGSQLCFFGRDLGADEVRQGQPLIGAAGRLVRKGFFEAWQGRAPKGQDDLQTVCQRILLTNTVPYKPPENKAYSVKVKERFRPFVEQLLVFHWQGKQIITLGTEAFKWFAPYAAKGQLDEFFRGGDRYESSLDVLIKASTGTGKTSQKIVKLMPLPHPSPLNKRYYGQFPKMLQRRLAEIAF, from the coding sequence ATGTCAGAGCTTCAAACCCTGATCCGTAGTATTCGCCAAGAAGCAGAACGGGAGCCTTTTCCCCTGGATTCTCCCATTTACCAACAGGCCAGCAAGGATGCCCTGGAGCCGATTTTGTTCGGAGGGAATCTGGGTAGTCAGCTTTGTTTTTTTGGTCGAGATCTGGGAGCAGATGAGGTACGCCAAGGTCAACCCTTGATCGGAGCGGCGGGCCGCTTAGTGAGGAAGGGCTTTTTTGAAGCTTGGCAGGGTCGGGCGCCCAAAGGTCAAGACGATCTACAAACTGTTTGCCAAAGGATTTTGCTCACCAATACAGTGCCCTATAAGCCCCCGGAGAATAAGGCCTATTCCGTTAAGGTAAAGGAGCGGTTTCGTCCTTTTGTGGAGCAATTATTGGTGTTCCATTGGCAAGGCAAACAAATTATCACCCTGGGAACGGAAGCTTTTAAATGGTTTGCACCCTATGCTGCTAAGGGACAGTTGGATGAATTTTTTCGGGGTGGCGATCGCTATGAATCGTCCTTAGATGTGTTGATCAAAGCCAGCACAGGGACGGGCAAAACTAGTCAAAAAATTGTTAAATTAATGCCTTTACCCCATCCTTCACCGTTAAATAAGCGGTACTACGGGCAGTTTCCCAAAATGTTGCAACGGCGCTTGGCAGAAATTGCTTTCTAG
- the dacB gene encoding D-alanyl-D-alanine carboxypeptidase/D-alanyl-D-alanine-endopeptidase has protein sequence MIKNCFPWLKVGALATSAALLSITPALADQPETFASVDYFQGRQSVPIEVEMPTGGFGNIGSPIYQGACPATFEPIVQRVVGAKAMPNWGVLVERLDDRRVLYSHNENKFFIPASNAKIFTTAAALQRLGPNATVRSQPLRNWVMTTNKRSNNSYAELLLNTVGGPGAVKAAVAELGVNPQGFRVADGSGLSRNNAATPRSLVDTLQAMYRSSNSSLFVSSMPIAGQDGTLARRMKATTAHNNVFAKTGTLRGVRALSGYANTPAHGTVVFSILANDWSRSGDNLVRAIDQLVVQINNMGACD, from the coding sequence ATGATCAAGAATTGTTTTCCCTGGCTAAAAGTTGGCGCCCTTGCCACCAGCGCTGCCTTGTTAAGCATCACCCCAGCCTTAGCCGACCAGCCAGAAACCTTTGCCAGCGTTGACTATTTTCAGGGTAGGCAGTCCGTTCCCATCGAAGTGGAAATGCCAACGGGGGGATTTGGTAATATCGGTTCCCCTATTTACCAAGGGGCTTGCCCTGCTACTTTTGAGCCCATTGTGCAGCGTGTTGTGGGAGCCAAGGCCATGCCTAATTGGGGCGTGTTGGTGGAAAGGCTGGATGATCGCCGGGTGCTATATAGCCATAACGAAAATAAGTTCTTTATTCCCGCTTCCAACGCGAAGATTTTCACCACAGCGGCGGCTCTACAACGGTTGGGTCCCAATGCCACAGTGCGTTCCCAGCCCCTCCGCAACTGGGTAATGACCACCAATAAACGCTCCAACAACAGCTATGCAGAACTGTTGCTCAACACCGTCGGCGGACCAGGGGCCGTTAAAGCAGCGGTGGCAGAATTGGGGGTTAATCCCCAGGGTTTTCGGGTGGCGGACGGTTCTGGTTTGTCCCGCAATAATGCGGCTACGCCCCGTTCCCTAGTGGATACCCTCCAGGCCATGTACCGCAGCAGCAATAGTAGTTTGTTCGTTTCTTCCATGCCGATCGCTGGTCAGGACGGTACTTTAGCCCGACGGATGAAAGCCACCACGGCCCATAATAATGTTTTCGCCAAAACAGGCACCCTGCGGGGGGTACGGGCTCTGTCCGGTTATGCTAACACCCCGGCCCACGGCACTGTTGTTTTCAGCATTTTGGCCAACGATTGGAGCCGCTCCGGAGATAACCTCGTGCGGGCCATTGACCAGTTAGTGGTGCAAATTAACAATATGGGAGCCTGCGACTAA